The sequence below is a genomic window from Balearica regulorum gibbericeps isolate bBalReg1 chromosome 9, bBalReg1.pri, whole genome shotgun sequence.
tataaagctaaaaaaaatcctactgtaCTGAAAGCTTCACCTAGCATTCTAGTATCTTCACAATTTCTTCTGTACAAGACATCAGAAAAGTTTACATTTACACACCCTGAAATAAAGTGTCACAGTGAGTACCCAATTACCCAGGTGTGGCTTGTACCAAAGTCTGCAGAATCAAATGCCACTTGATCATGAGAGAGACCAAATCCCATCTACAATATTCTGGTCAAAACTTCCAGCCCACTAAATTCAGCTCTAgcaatgaaactgaaatttaacTCCACCCCTGCAGTTCTTCAAATCAGTTCCAACGCAGATAGAAAGGAGGGAGGGTACAAGGAAGCTCCAGAAGAGTAAATTCATAATCAAGCctttaaataataaagatttgaaatacagcaaataatcTCTAGAAAAATGGCCTCATCCTGACACTTGTCAACTTTTTTCTACTATTCAGATCATTCTAGTAAGTTAAATAATGTACATGTATTCTTCTACTTACATTACAGCTAGTACACAGTAATCCAATTTTAACTTCTGATTCATATCTTCTCCACATTTTAGGACTCACATTTTAACATGtttacaaatgaaattatgtaTGAAGTAATCTGTATTTTTGAGTTATTAGGTCAGATTTTTACATTCCCACCCATTTCAAATGGAAACCAACTGTACTGTCTACCCATTAGCGTGCATTTTACAAATGAATTATGTAACTTGCAATCAAATTTTtacttgggaaagaaaatgaaaggtaaTCATAAATAAACATGAAGTCTTTTTCTAACATGATTACTTCCTCATCATCTAGGTTAATAAAATAGAGATAAGGCATCTACTTCAATCTATACATGTGTATTTCATTACCAAACAATCTGTTTAGTTCAGATGCTCTTAAATAATTCTATAAACGCAATATATccaagtaaatttaaaattgaatgACTTCTGCCTAAGCTGTTTGAAAAGGctacaagaaaaatatgactcttttttcttctaaagctaGTTGTACAAAGgtgttaataaaaacaaatatagtAAGTAGTGGTTTCAGCCTAATCATTAAGCCAGTAGTCTTAGCAGAGATGGGATTTACAGAAATACTCAGAAGAAATGTTAACTCTCCACACTGCGAGCTTCTCCCCATGCACGGTGACCAATTTCAAGGACAGTCTGAGAAGCAAGACAAGGTTTTAGTGCAGAGCAACTATCAGAAAGTGTCGCAAAGTCAAAGGGAATGAGGGTCTGACAACACAGAGATCAGCAGAGACTCAGTGACAGCTGTTCCCATGAAGAGCAGGTGGATGTTACACTGCAGAGTCTAGAACTCAACGGAAAATGAGAAACTCGGTGACAAATATACAGCTTGCAGCTTTCTTATTAgcacaaagaacagaaaggaattaACGTTGTGAGTACATTGTCTGCtcttaaaacataaaagcaaaagcttatTTGCACTGTGAGGTGAAACGCTAAGGAGAAAGGCAAGGCACAGGATCTAGGATGCTCCAAAGGCTATGGgatttgattaaaaatttattaGTACTGCATGGATAAACACCTGGCCAAGGGCAACTGTTCTTCCTGGGCCCTCCAAGATCACCTCAAAGATGCATTGGCACTTCTGAGGACTGACTCAGCAAAGGTGGTAAGAAGGTGACAGAACAGCAAACGGAACATCCTGCAAATAAATTTCCCTGGGATTTTAAGAAAAGGGAATGTCTACATGGTGTACCTAATACCTGTCTCACACCacagaaaggagggaaagaaaagacaactgAAGCAGCCCAAGGTTCCCCAAGAGAAGGAAACGAAGGCTGTGCTCCAACACTCGGCTATTAAactcttttaatgttttctcctttctagaAGAATATCcatgagacaaaaaaaacccccaaaacccgGAAAAAGAACCCTCGCCCACCATTTTATCTTTGTTCAAGTTTTCACAGTTTCTCTCTCATTCTGACTTCATATGCTTTGTAAGAAAGAACTATACAGGTCTGCAACACAAGACTCCAGAAAGTTTTTGTATGTCATTTGCACCAATCCCGTCCAAATTACTGTTAGTGCTAATTTCAGCTGGTTTCCTCATCTGTACACATGAAACTGAAAGATCTTGTGGTCTGAAATCTGCTACTGTGAAAAGGGAAGTAGCACTATAGGTATAAATATGGAAGACTATTTCCACCACACTGTAGTTTATTACCTACAGTGGCTTTGCAAGGATCAAGACTGCCAAGTCTCCTTGCCATGAACTTACCTGCATCTTCAACTAATTCAGCATGTGGAAGCACGCCATATTGCAGACATTCATGGAAAATTTCTGCTAAAATCCCTTATTGTAGGCTGGCACAACTGCAAAAATACCTGTTACTGCAGTAAGCCTTTCTGCAATATGAACTTTTTGGAAGTTTATGCTGACAGGTGTCAGCTTATAGCACACCTTTTTGGGCTCTACCACCTGGACTGTTCTTCCTGCTATTTTGAAATCCACCAGAAAACATCCAACAGGCAAGATGGATACATAATCACACCAGCAGCCATCAAACAGACATATAAATGCCAAAtactctgaaaagaaacatagcAGTGAGGCAGGAAGCATTACAAAATGACTTAAGTTTAAATTATACCCCAAAAACTGTACATTCTATGAACTGAAACATCTATGATGTTCAGTATTTATCTGTTGTTTGTCTTATTTAAAGTAGAAGCTCTCTAAGGGAAAAATAAGCTCTGTATTTTTGAACCACAGTGCAGACTTGCGGcagtattttaggaaaaaatacgATGGCTATTATTAACCATTGTCAAGATACCGGCCTACAGCTCATTACTTGGGTTGCTTAAAACCCCCTCTTCTTGGCATATTTCTCTATACAACCAGTTTAAACAGAAAGCTATTGCTGAACAAGCAGACTTCGGGCTTCTAAACAGCAACTTATCAATGCACTACTGCCCATCATGAGATGGCTGGTCAGCAAGCCAGGTCGCCATATACCGCACGTGTGTCTGCTGGAGTAAACAtaataaatgaagaattaatttgtAATACTTGATTTTCAAgctcctttctgctttgctcagctgctgcaacACACACCATATAAAATGTACTCAAAGGTCAAATAGGAGTATGAAAATTTCCACAATAGCTCTGAATTTTCCAGTGACTGCATACTTCAGAACAGAACAAGAACCAACAAAGCCAAACCAGCTCGCATGAAGTTACATACAGcccaaagaggaaagaaattaccGCACCTTTTAATGAGAAATGTATTTCCACGGTGAAGCTCTCTCACAAACTTAACTTAGGCTTGATTTGACAAGCATTCCCATTTACAAAACGCAAGCAATGTGCTTCCAAAACAAGTATCTACGTGTGAGCAGAAAGAGACTTGGGAGCTTTACAAGAGTAGGTGAACTTACTTTGGACCGagttcttttctgatttttctcgctaaatttctccttcatttcctcCAAGAGATGTTTCAGTTCCCGCTCCTCTGATGTTCCTAAGTATTTTTGGTTAATATGCAAGTAGCAGTGCCACTTGGCCGATTCAAATCCCCAGTGGCAGGTCCTCTTGTCCGGGGATCTGTGTGAATGCATCACAAACGTCTGGGGTGAGAACATCCCGTAGCACTCTAAACACTGGATACACGGGTCATCTGGTGCAAGGTAGAACTGAGGTGCAAACAACCCCTGGCACTTGCCCAGGCATTCATGCTCTACTTCAAAGGCACTGCCAGTCTCTTTCAATTGGGCCAAGGTGTTCTTACCAGGGAGAAAACTACCATTTTGTGGAAAAGTGCGAGGACGTAGTAAAGCATTGCATAGTCTCTGAGCATCAGTCAGTGTAATTAGCCCACAGGACGGAGCGTTAAATGGAAGAATTCCCAAAACCTTCAGAATATGAAGCTGGTCGGAAGTGCACCTTGAGCAGTATATATACAGTTCGTCACACACTGTATTGATCTGTTGCAAGGAAAAGTCTCGGAGAACCGAATTCAACACTTGAGGAAGGCAaagtcttttttctcctccaactTTAAAACAAGAGATAGATTCCCCCTCCAGCAGAGTCTGGGTGAGTTCTGTGGAGCTGTCTGGAGGAATGAGAAGTGGACCAGAAAGTATTTGCGGTGATGGAAGAGGCAAGAAGACAGTGGGTGACATACTTTCCTGGGAATAACGAGCTGAAAAAGCTGCTGGTCCACCCAGCGAACTCTGGCTGCTCAAGTGGAACTGTGCCAACGTGTGTTTCAAACCCGGATTTAAATTCAAAGGCTCAGATAGTGAAGTACTGTTTGGCTTGGCGGTTTCCCCATCAGCCTCCACAGCCGTTTCATCATATTCATCCAAGTTCTCCTTCTTTATTGTTGgcaatttatttattacaaCTCGTACTTTGCTATTTACGTGCATTTCtgtcattgctttttttaatggaggACTCCCATCCTCTTGGATCCCACTCCTTTTTTGGTCTGAAACTAGACCTAAAGGGAAGTTTATTTGTGGGTTTTCCATCGCTAAACACCAGAACTTTAATTAAGTAAGTACTGAATATGCATTTTCCTGCTtgttcatataaaaaaaaaaaattttcaagtgATCTTGATTATCTCAGGCACACCACGTTTTGCACTCCCTTCAGTAAAATGTTACTTCTGCTGCCTCCAACGGTAAAAACTGTAACCCATTTTGCATGCAATATCATAAAATTAATAATGGAGAGGttaaacaatattattttttagttttatagTTATTTGTTCAATTTCCTCATATAAAAACCCCACTCCGATATGTATACAAAAGGCTTCTCTTCATACCCTACCCGCTATTTTACACAGCAATCTTGTACAGCGATTTAGTAAAAACCAATTGAGTTGATGCAAGAGTGTCcatccttgattttttttctttaaaaaatatactgtcttttcaaataagtctctatttaaatattaaaatagaaaaatggtCTCAGTTTGAAGAACGTTGATCTTAACTGATCCAAAAACGTAGTTTAAGTCGTGTGAAAATTTTATTCAGCACTTTCAGTTCTCTGAGATCAAACACAATCTTAAGGGCTTGCTTTATTGTGCTGCCAACTTTATGatttcaccaccaccacacgAGTTACTATGGTAGTTCACAAATAAATTCCCAAATTAAGGCTGATCCAGATCGCCGGCAAAAACTGAACGTCCCTAGAGAGTCACCTTTAGCACAGATGTCACTGGTATGCGTCAGAATTTTCCCACCCCAAGATATTAGTAACAGAGGTAAGATCCAGGCCATCGGCTAATTTCATGTCTTGTGCTAACAGAGTTCTGTCAGTCTTTCCAGATAACctgtgaaaagagaaagaggtcGGTCATAAGCGATCCCAAAACGTGAGTTTGCCATGTCAAAGGAGGGACGCGTTTCCCAGTTAATGACGGAACACGGGTGTGCAGGGAGCCTTCCTTTAGAGCCCTAAGCCCCGAACAACCCCCGGCAGACGGGTGAAGCTGGCGGCAGCAGACAACTCCCGAAGCGCTGCATTCACCGCCCGGCGAGCCGCGGGCGGGCTGGGCGCGGGGAACGGCACCGGAGCGGCTCTCTCACGGCGTGCACCCCCGGGAAGGACGGGGTCGGTGGAAAAAGGAGGGCCGCTCTCCATCCCCTCTGCCCGGCAACCGGCCGCTCGCCCCGCAGCTCCTTCCCGGAAGGGCCCGGGACGCCGCATCCCGCCGCTCGCACCCTCCTCCCCGCGCCGTGACTCACCTCAGCCCCGCCGGCACCGCTCCGGGCAGGGCTCgcctcaccccctccccccccccccgtgcccgcCGCCGGTCTCGCCCGTCCGCCCTGCCCGGCTCCTCGGGGGCGCAGCCCGCCCCACGCCGCCGTCCCCACGCCGCTCCGCCGCCTCGGTCCCTCCACGTCCCCCTCTGCCCGCCGCCTCCGCGCTACGcccgccccccccttcccccagcccgccgccgccgccgccgctccctcCCCCCGGGGCGGCgcgcccctcccccccagccccatcccccTCAGGCGCTCCTGCCCTTCCCCCACCGCGGGGGCCGCTCCCGCCCCTCCCCCACAAGCTCCCTCCGCCCGTccgtcccccagccccagcggcCCGGTAACTCCCCGGTTCCTCACCCGGCGCCGCGGCGGCTCCGACAGCCCGGGGAGCGGAACAGGCACACGCGCACGCACCGCCCACCCGTGACCTCACTGCGgagacggcggcggcggcagagACAGCCACGGAGACGGAGACGGCGGCGCGCGGGCACGAACCCGCCGGCGGCgcgcgccgcccccgccccctgccgccgccgcagccccgcccACTGTCTGGGCCAGCGGCGGGAGCGGCCACCcctcccccgcccgccgccgcctcagcGTCGGGAaaccctcccccagcccagcccagccccccgccgccccgacAGGAAAAGGGCGAAATAAAAAcccagagggggaaaaaacaacaacaaaaacgtGTTATTTCTGACCCAGCGCCGGGCCGCCCTGTCGCCTGTGCTCCGCCGCTGGAGCCTGAGAGGGCGCGCGGGGCCGGCAGAGGCGGCGGGGAGCGCCCGCGCGGCGTCGCTGCTGAGGCCGGCGGGTGGCGAGACGCTGAGGGCCGGGGCCCGGAGCGGCAcccggggcggggaggcgggCGAGATCAGCCGTggcagaaagggagaaggagccAAGCGGGACAGGCGGGAGCAGGCCCGGCCGCTGGCGGGGGGCTGTAAGGCGAACCGCTCCTCTGAGGCGCGGCTGCCCGCAGCGAGCGGCCCTCGGCGAGGTGGGCTCCGCTCTGCGAGCGCCGTGCTGGGGCACGGGGAGCCGTGGGGAGGGCGGGTGGCCGTGATGGTGTCTGTCCCCCAGGCAGTCTCACAGTCCTCTCCTTCCAGTCGCGGGGTCGTGGTGCGGCACCGGGAGTGAGGAGGCGCTGAAGCGCAGGAGGAGGTTTCCCAGTCGGTGGCACTGGCTGGGAAGAGGTACGATCGGCTGCGGAGAGGCGTTTACGTGAGGGGCTTCTCCCACTTATTTTTGGAAGGGGAAGATGCTCTTGAGGGACTACTGAGTCTTTGTACAACTACTTTATGTATTACAAGTTTCTTCTGTCTGCAAGAAGCCTGAAGCTTTTTGGTTTACATCTTTGTAAAGACAGCGCTTCAGCTGACATTAAGGCACAATCCTATTTACTGCTGCCTTTCATCCCGTACAGCGACACATTTTGATGCAATGCGAATATAAAAGCACCGCAGATGAAAATGAGGTGGTTGTACAACCCTCAGGCACTGCTTTACACCGACTGGCACTGCCCAGAGCTGCTTCCATTCCGTGCCATCTCCTGCCGCCATGCCAAGGGCTTACCACGGAGCAAACCAAACCCGCCTCACTGCTGAGGGGCTTGGTATGCTTTAATCCTTGGCTTGGCACCTTCGATGTCCTTGGATCTCCTCCAGGCTGGCAGGGCTTACTGGTGGAGGGGCCCTCGAGAATcactgcaaagctgcttcccaAGTCACATCTTAACTCGCTTTTAAAACACCACATCGGTTGCAAGATCTGCTACAGCATCTACAATATCTGCAACATTTCCTTCTGATGATGCTGGGCAAGGCGAGATCGGGGATtattgatgctattttgtgtGCAGGTTTTGCCCTTGTTGCTAACCTTAGGTACAGGTAGGAGCCTATCCTGTTCTGTGTGTGCACAGCAGCTAGTGCAATCTTTGGGACCCGTGATGCTTTATATTGCAAAAACAATAAATTGCTGACAGTTTAAGTAGTAGAATAGGGTTAAGAATAACTGTGTGGATAGCAGCGCCTGGACTTTTAAGGATAACCCTGTGATCACAAAGACAATAatagttgtatttattttttaaaacctaaagAAAACCACTTAACCTTTCTATTATTAAAGAATTCAGGTGGAGATGAAGGAAtcataaaactgaaatagaGCACGACCTCAATTTTTATATTCAGCGGAAGGGGTCGTAACAAGAAGGATCACTGTTCTACTGTTGCCATCCCACAGCACACTCAGGCAGGCAGCAGTCCTACAAATGAAGGGGTAACCAAAAAGAAGCCTTCACTTTGTTGAGTGACATCAACCTCCAAATTACTTGAAATTAAGTGTGTTTTTTCATGCATCTGCTTGAAATAGGCATTTCACAGAATGTCTATAGAAAATTGTAGTTTCTCTTTTCACAGGCTGGAGGAAACAGAGAAGGCAGGGAAGGCATAAATTCCTTCCATTCCGTGTAGGCCAAAGCAGAGATGAAAGCTTCCCACCAACTGGAACCAAGATTTAATACTGGGGAAGAACACAAGTATTGGAGAAATGCAGGGGGTTTGCCCCTTTAATACTCTACTATTTGTCCTTTTCCATCcatgtttctctgtttttactGTGAATCAGTAGAGATTGACTGAGCCTTTCCTCAGGGAGCATTTATCCTGACTACTGCTGTTATGGGGAGggcatttttctttacttacaTTCACCCTACTAAGTTCTAGCTCCTTCTGCCAGACTTCATCCCTGTAACTCCTCTGTAGCAGCAGAATTGTGGCCAAAACAGGTGCAAAACCAGGCTCTATGCACTGAGTTTCAGGACCTGAAGGATGATCAGGACTAGCACTTCAGTACTTTCCAGCCGCTTGAGATTCACCACAAATAGGATTTGTGTATTTAAGGAAATTTCATGGATGTTGGACCATAAAACTACTCTTGGCTCGTCTTTGCATCCAACAGCTTCTCATCTCGTTTACCAACACACAGCGGTCAATAAACACCAGTCATTCCACCACAATATGCAGTTTTATACCTTGGCTTGTTGTCTGTAGTTTTCAGAGTGGTGAATTGTTATAACAGTGTTTAAATGAATTCCAGCATTGTGCAGCAATGTGGAGTGCCTCGGTGTTTTTCATAAATGCTATTCTTTAGCCCGCAGCAATGCAATTATATAGTGCTCTGCAAGCATTGTCTCACTCTGGCTGCTACATCAAATGCTTCTGCAGCATTGCCATTGCTTCATGTAATGATTCTGCAGGaggattttataaatattgGTATTTTTCCTGGATTTACAGTTAAGCAAACAGCTAAGCTAGCCTTACAGGAAAACTTTTGTGCAGGGAGCCTgaggaaggtgatggagaaCATGCCAAAGCGCACTTGTGTTTGATCTCAAATGTCTGTTTAAGTtttgtttaattctttattCTTCTGCAATAAATTGTTTGAGGGTAAGACAACAATTAGCTTTACTTTTTCATAAACAGGTTTGTGAAGAATACTAACCCTCTGTACTTATTTATGAAGCAGATGAGAGGCCTGCTTAAAAGCCACAACAACacagcagaataaaacaaagatttcCTCATCTCCCAGCTATTGCAGCTAATCCTGAAAGACACGGACCTGCGATACAGCCGTCTTCTCCACCCcttaggagaaggaaaaaattctcttcAAATACCAATCAGTGAAATACACTATatcatatttccattttaaattttactcaGGAACATGCAAGATTTATAACATCATAGCTGGACTGATCTATGGATGTAAAGAAGGCAACGTACGTAGGTAGATACTGTATCTTTTATTAGACTTCCTGATGTCATGGAAGCTGAGGAATTTGGAGTCATTGCttaatttgggtttttaaaagttCTGCTGCACATTTTCCATTCTGGTAACTATTGTGCTGTAATGATAGTGTTGCTATAGAGCTACAATAATCAGGCAATGTAAGACAAAGTTTGTAGGTAGAGGAATATctaaaaaaagatgttaactCTGCCTACAACTTCTACTGTAGACTGTGAAAAGCAGTTCTAAAGACACACTGCAACTAAAACCCGACTTACAGACCATTGCGATATTGCAAGATGTAATAAATTGCACTAACAGAGCACAGGAGGAATCTTACTTTCATTATTAACACCTCTGAATTTTCAAGAAGTGCTGAAGCTCTTTGGAACCTTATGaaattaacatttcagtttGTCTTAAAATGCAGTTCACAAATAGCACCTTCACTGCTTGGTTCCAACACCTTTGATTTAACACTGAGGCAGCCTGTACAGAATTTTTGTCTTTACTCTTAAGTCAGCtctaaggaagaaaagttaTTATTTAACTGTaaagtaagaaattatttttttaaacagtgactACAAAAATTTCCgataaagtaaaaaatgagGGACATATAATAATATATGGGAAACCAAGAGGCTCCCTAGAAAGtgtatgatttttatttcatatatttctaAGATAATGCCAAACAGGAGCCACGCAAAAATACAGACCTCCAAAATAtcatgaagcaaaaaaaagggTGTTTAAAATAAGAGTAAGTCCCATCCTCCCCACACACTTGCCCCTTTGAATTCCTTGCAGGCCGCCTCTGGGGTTGATGCCTCTTCCACTCGCACGCTAAGAAGAGAGGCAAGTGAGACAAACTGATCTGCATTTCTAAGTGCAAATTAAACTACTGCATATAAAGTGAAGGGCCAAATACcgtattaaaacaaaatgatcTTGCAGTAGAGCTGGTTAACATAGATACAAAGTTGTTTGTCAAACTGCTAAGTGTGTAAAGAACTGCCATAGTTTTGTGAGTAAGATTCAAGTCGCACATTTATGCACAAACGGAGGTTTCTacaggaagcatttttttaaaagtgtttccaTATACACAGTCTCTAAAGGTTATAGAGCACAATTTAACACcgaacagagaacaaaaaattacaaagatattagtttgcacattttaaagacaaaaaataatttcagtggtGATTTTTAATGGTAAATTGTAATACTTAGGGCCACTCTTGTGATACCTCCTGTGACCGATTAAGGAACACAGACAAGAGATGGTATTAGAGATACCCTATTACAGTCCTTATCGTAAGCAGCAAAAGTTGATGGGTTGTTGCATGTACCACATCCTACAGGACAAGTtactttggaaacaaaacagttcTGTACAAAACACTACAGCTAATAAAGAACCTGAGCTGTGACTTAGGTTTCTACAACTAAAATCATGGTCAAAATTCAGCTGTTCCGCTGGATGCTTCACACCCAATGGAAGAGGGATACAAACCCTTTGTTCAagcttagaaataaaatgcagatgcAACTGATTTCTGGTTCTATTTATGCCTGAAAAAGGCCATCTCCTACAAAAGCCAAACAGATCCAGGAGGTAGATGCTTCTCTGCCTTTAATCGTTGGTGATTAAACACGTAACAGTAAGATCACACATTCCAAGTATGCCGTTCAGATCCCTTTATCACAAGCAGGGAAAAATGTCTTGAAATAAAGCCTAACTGCACTcttaagaaaatggaagatgagcccaaattcccttttttcctgaaagaagcTTCAGTCCCcacctccctttccccaggaaAAGATCGTTAATCAATACCTTTTTTACTTAAACTGCTTATGCTGTCCATCACGAAGTGAGGACGCCTGCTCGGCAGTTAAGGTAGCAAGTATATATAGATTATACAagctattaatttcttttctagaGTGTCTTAACATAAACAATTGCTCAGACTGAGCCGAGAGCAGTTGGCCACCAAACTGAATAGAAACAAGAAGCGTGCGTGGGGGGAGgtgaaatatttaagatatgCAACCATCTGCAGCAT
It includes:
- the SKIL gene encoding ski-like protein, which translates into the protein MENPQINFPLGLVSDQKRSGIQEDGSPPLKKAMTEMHVNSKVRVVINKLPTIKKENLDEYDETAVEADGETAKPNSTSLSEPLNLNPGLKHTLAQFHLSSQSSLGGPAAFSARYSQESMSPTVFLPLPSPQILSGPLLIPPDSSTELTQTLLEGESISCFKVGGEKRLCLPQVLNSVLRDFSLQQINTVCDELYIYCSRCTSDQLHILKVLGILPFNAPSCGLITLTDAQRLCNALLRPRTFPQNGSFLPGKNTLAQLKETGSAFEVEHECLGKCQGLFAPQFYLAPDDPCIQCLECYGMFSPQTFVMHSHRSPDKRTCHWGFESAKWHCYLHINQKYLGTSEERELKHLLEEMKEKFSEKNQKRTRSKADSQQSLELSQWYPVIKQEAETDPQPSSFFHPSYYLYMCDKVVAPNVSLASQYKDVAKSTVKASEVIKSSPGQSEKKLSSGNHKKAASYPELSLEEQEKIDLKTGMEQHKHLDSPVPTRSARGGKSERISSKLTRDSSRVEVGNDVRTLSPTLMKDISCEDDKGRIMEEVMKTYIKQQEKLNTILRRKQQLQMEVEMLSNSKAMKELTEEQQNLQKELECLQTEHAQRMEEFYFEQRDLEKKLDQVMKQKCSCDSNLEKDKEAEYAAQLAELRQRLDHAEADRQELQDELRQEREAREKLEMMIKELKLQILKSSKNGKGK